One Sphingomicrobium sp. XHP0239 DNA segment encodes these proteins:
- a CDS encoding sensor histidine kinase, producing MGLVETLFSIETADQRPVLLAALAQLAEGVIVADANGELIYVNAAAAKIHGVEALHVSPEDYSATYHLLTVDEKPHPPRDLPLARAVLDGETIEDAHWKIQRPDGKIIDAIGSATPVKDKNGRQIAAVLTMSDCTDELAADRKLQEALKAKDVLLYEVNHRVKNNLALVTSLLTLHSRKLEDEAARRALSDIASRVTVLADIHRQLYETGTHDELEIVGFLAAMLTDTVKALSGDTKVELAVRQKGHASFGTEEAVPLALALNELVLNSMKHAFSDVDRPEITVGIEVTKTQLLIEYADNGPGFSAPANDTGRGIGRALISALSSQLDAVMEVRSDRPGYFARIEVPLKRD from the coding sequence ATGGGCCTCGTAGAAACCCTGTTCTCGATCGAAACCGCCGATCAACGGCCCGTCCTGCTGGCGGCGCTCGCGCAGCTGGCCGAGGGCGTGATCGTCGCGGATGCGAACGGCGAGCTCATCTACGTCAACGCCGCAGCGGCGAAGATCCACGGGGTCGAGGCTCTTCATGTGTCGCCCGAGGACTATAGCGCGACCTATCATCTGCTCACCGTCGACGAGAAACCGCATCCGCCGCGCGATCTGCCGTTGGCGCGCGCGGTGCTGGACGGCGAGACGATCGAGGACGCACACTGGAAGATCCAGCGGCCCGACGGAAAGATCATCGACGCGATCGGATCGGCGACGCCGGTCAAGGACAAGAACGGACGCCAGATCGCGGCGGTACTGACCATGTCGGACTGTACCGACGAACTGGCGGCCGATCGCAAGTTGCAGGAAGCGCTGAAGGCCAAGGACGTCCTTCTTTACGAGGTCAACCACCGCGTGAAGAACAATCTGGCGCTGGTGACGTCGCTGCTGACACTGCATTCGCGCAAGCTGGAGGACGAGGCCGCGCGGCGCGCCTTGTCGGACATTGCCTCGCGCGTCACGGTGCTCGCCGATATCCATCGGCAGCTGTACGAGACGGGAACCCACGACGAACTTGAGATCGTGGGATTTCTGGCGGCAATGCTGACCGATACGGTCAAGGCGCTTTCCGGCGATACCAAGGTCGAACTCGCGGTCCGGCAGAAGGGCCATGCGTCCTTCGGTACCGAAGAGGCGGTGCCGTTGGCGCTGGCACTCAACGAACTGGTGCTGAACTCGATGAAGCATGCCTTTTCCGACGTTGATCGCCCCGAGATAACGGTGGGGATCGAAGTGACGAAGACGCAGCTGTTGATCGAATATGCCGACAACGGACCCGGCTTTTCCGCGCCCGCCAACGATACGGGCCGCGGGATCGGGCGGGCACTCATCAGCGCGCTGTCGAGCCAGCTCGACGCGGTGATGGAAGTGCGGAGCGACCGCCCCGGCTATTTCGCGCGGATCGAGGTTCCGTTGAAGCGCGACTGA
- a CDS encoding DUF3140 domain-containing protein, with protein sequence MSERDDDERTDIRKDFRDAVNMSPSELEDWLDTEESKSVGDSDGGESTGHRSGRRIVAIKRKNVGELTAADHDHMEKVLGYVNRHMAQKPSSDIEDSDWRYSLMNWGHDPMKD encoded by the coding sequence ATGAGCGAGCGCGACGACGACGAGCGGACCGATATCCGCAAGGACTTCCGCGACGCGGTGAACATGAGCCCCAGCGAATTGGAAGACTGGCTCGACACCGAAGAGTCCAAATCGGTAGGGGACAGCGACGGTGGCGAGAGCACCGGGCATCGGTCGGGCCGGCGGATCGTCGCAATCAAGCGCAAGAACGTGGGCGAGCTGACGGCCGCGGACCACGATCACATGGAAAAGGTCCTGGGCTACGTAAACCGTCACATGGCCCAGAAGCCGTCAAGCGACATCGAGGACAGCGACTGGCGCTACAGCCTCATGAACTGGGGCCACGATCCCATGAAGGACTGA
- a CDS encoding lysozyme, which yields MVGTSSHRHHRRRGGVTSETEPRRPVDARLGSIGTADHRDRPKVGHKDRRLPLAWREITAVVVVLGLAWLGYYSWSRDVAIFDALSGLGLSAIEKEAIEEEAVMSDARALANDFGVSDELKSIIREEEGQVLTVYRDVSGLPTVGAGHLVTPADGLRVGDRISRERMNRLLEQDLDKAASAVRRLLRNTRVKQHEFDALVDLVYNVGPGNVSRDRSPALNRAIDAEDYEAIAEQLVYSRAQNGQQAEGLINRSERRRRMFREGDYADPRTS from the coding sequence TTGGTTGGGACGTCCTCGCACCGACACCATCGCAGGAGAGGCGGCGTCACATCAGAAACCGAACCCCGGCGCCCCGTCGACGCCCGTCTCGGAAGCATCGGCACGGCCGACCATCGCGACCGGCCGAAGGTCGGACACAAGGATCGGCGCCTGCCACTGGCGTGGCGCGAAATCACCGCCGTGGTCGTGGTGCTGGGGCTCGCCTGGCTCGGCTATTACAGCTGGTCCCGCGATGTCGCGATCTTCGATGCGCTGTCCGGCCTCGGTCTGAGCGCGATCGAGAAGGAAGCGATCGAGGAAGAAGCGGTGATGAGCGATGCACGCGCGCTGGCGAACGATTTCGGCGTTAGCGACGAATTGAAATCCATCATCCGCGAAGAGGAGGGTCAGGTGCTGACCGTCTATCGCGACGTGTCCGGCCTGCCGACGGTGGGGGCAGGACATCTGGTGACGCCGGCGGACGGACTGCGCGTCGGCGACCGTATCTCGCGCGAGCGGATGAACCGACTGCTCGAACAGGATCTCGACAAGGCGGCCTCGGCGGTGCGGCGCCTGCTACGCAATACGAGAGTGAAGCAGCACGAATTCGATGCGCTGGTCGACCTCGTCTACAACGTCGGGCCTGGCAACGTATCGCGCGATCGCAGCCCCGCGCTCAACCGGGCGATCGACGCGGAGGATTATGAGGCGATCGCGGAGCAACTGGTCTATTCACGCGCACAGAATGGGCAGCAGGCGGAAGGATTGATCAATCGCTCCGAACGTCGCCGCCGCATGTTCAGGGAGGGTGACTATGCCGATCCTCGCACGAGTTAA
- the lpdA gene encoding dihydrolipoyl dehydrogenase, which translates to MADSYDLIVLGSGPGGYVAAIRASQLGLKTAIVERESLGGICLNWGCIPTKALLRSGEILHHMKHAESFGLKADNVGMDLEKVVARSRGVAKQLNQGVTGLMKKNKIDVHMGTGVLKSAGELEVTGEDGKKTSLKAKHIIVATGARARDLPFAPADGERIWTYRHAMVPKEMPKDLLVIGSGAIGIEFASFYNDMGANVTVVEMMDRIVPVEDEEISAELLKQLKKQGMTIHAKAGVEALDVSNKGVKAKIKDHTGKLREDTFTHCIVAIGIVPNTEKIGLEALKVKTTKGHIDTDEHCRTNVKGLWAIGDVTAPPWLAHKASHEGIICVEAIAQEMGNKDVHPHAMDVKNIPGCTYCHPQVASVGLTEAKAKEAGHTVKVGKFPFIGNGKAIALGETQGFIKTVFDAETGELLGAHMIGAEVTELIQGYTVGKQAELVEQDFMNTVYPHPTLSEMMHESVLAAYGRVLHI; encoded by the coding sequence ATGGCCGACAGCTACGATCTCATCGTCCTTGGAAGCGGACCCGGCGGCTATGTCGCGGCCATCCGCGCGTCGCAGCTGGGCCTGAAGACGGCGATCGTCGAGCGTGAGAGCCTTGGCGGCATCTGCCTCAACTGGGGCTGCATCCCGACGAAGGCGCTGCTGCGTTCGGGCGAGATCCTGCATCACATGAAGCATGCCGAAAGCTTCGGGCTGAAGGCGGATAACGTCGGGATGGACCTCGAAAAGGTCGTCGCGCGGAGCCGCGGGGTCGCCAAGCAGCTCAATCAGGGCGTCACGGGCCTGATGAAGAAGAACAAGATCGACGTGCATATGGGCACGGGCGTCCTGAAGAGCGCGGGCGAACTCGAGGTGACGGGCGAGGACGGAAAGAAGACCAGCCTCAAGGCCAAGCACATCATCGTCGCGACGGGTGCGCGGGCGCGCGACCTGCCCTTCGCACCGGCGGACGGGGAGCGGATCTGGACCTATCGCCACGCGATGGTGCCGAAGGAAATGCCCAAGGACCTGTTGGTCATCGGCTCGGGCGCGATCGGCATCGAGTTCGCGAGCTTCTACAACGACATGGGCGCCAACGTGACCGTCGTCGAAATGATGGATCGCATCGTCCCCGTCGAAGACGAGGAGATTTCTGCCGAGCTTCTCAAGCAATTGAAGAAGCAGGGCATGACCATCCACGCCAAGGCGGGGGTCGAGGCGTTGGACGTTTCCAACAAGGGCGTGAAGGCCAAGATCAAGGATCATACGGGCAAACTTAGAGAAGATACGTTCACCCATTGCATCGTCGCCATCGGCATCGTGCCGAACACCGAGAAGATCGGACTGGAAGCGCTCAAGGTGAAAACCACCAAGGGCCATATCGACACCGACGAACATTGCCGCACCAACGTGAAGGGCCTGTGGGCGATCGGCGACGTCACCGCGCCGCCATGGCTCGCGCATAAGGCCAGCCACGAAGGCATCATCTGCGTCGAGGCGATCGCGCAGGAGATGGGCAACAAGGACGTGCATCCGCACGCGATGGACGTGAAGAACATTCCGGGCTGCACCTACTGCCACCCGCAGGTCGCATCGGTCGGGCTGACCGAGGCCAAGGCCAAGGAAGCCGGGCACACGGTCAAGGTCGGCAAGTTTCCCTTCATCGGCAACGGCAAGGCGATCGCGTTGGGCGAGACGCAGGGCTTCATCAAGACCGTGTTCGATGCCGAGACCGGCGAACTGTTGGGCGCGCACATGATCGGCGCCGAAGTCACGGAACTGATCCAGGGCTATACCGTCGGCAAGCAGGCCGAACTGGTCGAGCAGGACTTCATGAACACCGTCTATCCTCACCCGACCTTGAGCGAAATGATGCACGAGAGCGTGCTCGCAGCCTACGGACGGGTGCTGCATATCTGA
- a CDS encoding acyl-CoA thioesterase, whose protein sequence is MTDPLIRVTAMPADTNPYGGIFGGWLMSQMALAAGSLASRHSKGKAVVVAATDLAFPGAMEVGDELSVYAELVREGTTSMTIRARAEGRERDGPRVFEVASGTFTFVAVTADNEKRPVAR, encoded by the coding sequence ATGACTGACCCCCTCATCCGCGTCACCGCGATGCCGGCGGACACCAATCCCTACGGCGGGATCTTTGGCGGGTGGTTGATGAGCCAGATGGCGCTCGCGGCGGGGTCGCTCGCCTCGCGCCATTCGAAGGGCAAGGCGGTCGTCGTCGCTGCGACCGATCTCGCTTTTCCGGGCGCGATGGAGGTGGGGGACGAGCTGTCGGTCTATGCCGAACTGGTCCGTGAAGGCACCACCTCGATGACCATCCGCGCCCGCGCCGAGGGCCGCGAACGCGATGGACCGCGGGTCTTCGAAGTGGCGAGCGGCACCTTCACCTTCGTCGCGGTGACCGCGGACAACGAGAAACGCCCGGTCGCGCGGTAA
- a CDS encoding pyruvate dehydrogenase complex dihydrolipoamide acetyltransferase has translation MATELKMPALSPTMEEGTLAKWLVKEGDAIASGDLLAEIETDKATMEFEAVDEGTLLKILVEEGTDNVAVGTVIAMIGEEGEEVSAPSNDAPETKSAPEAAPAPDKGYGRDDGPKAESKSVDAPPKSEASADTKAPAAPVKDGERVKASPLARRLAEAQGIDLTTLEGSGPNGRIVRADIDAAAGKSPAKDAAPVEAAAPSPSAPGVAPAEVEPLDIPHEVEKLSNMRKTIARRLTEAKQQIPHIYLTVDCQLDALLKLRSQINGSIEERGQKLSVNDLLIKALAKALMEVPECNVSFAGSNLIKYKRADISVAVSIDGGLITPIVTGADTKSLSAISDEVKDLAARAKEGKLAPEEYQGGTASISNMGMFGIKQFDAVINPPQAMILAVGAGEKRAHIVDDAVQIATVMSATGSFDHRAIDGADGAKLMQAFKKLVENPMGLVA, from the coding sequence ATGGCCACCGAACTCAAGATGCCCGCGCTCTCGCCCACCATGGAGGAGGGGACACTGGCGAAATGGCTGGTCAAGGAAGGCGACGCGATCGCTAGCGGAGACCTGCTGGCGGAGATCGAGACCGACAAGGCGACCATGGAATTCGAGGCGGTCGACGAAGGAACGCTGCTCAAGATCCTGGTCGAGGAAGGCACCGACAACGTCGCGGTCGGCACCGTTATCGCGATGATCGGCGAGGAGGGCGAGGAAGTTTCCGCGCCGTCGAACGATGCGCCGGAAACGAAAAGCGCGCCCGAAGCCGCGCCCGCGCCCGACAAGGGCTATGGCCGCGACGACGGTCCGAAGGCGGAATCGAAATCGGTCGACGCGCCCCCAAAGTCCGAGGCCTCCGCCGACACCAAGGCCCCCGCCGCGCCGGTCAAGGATGGCGAGCGCGTGAAGGCTAGCCCGCTCGCGCGTCGGCTGGCCGAGGCGCAGGGGATTGACCTCACCACGCTCGAAGGCTCCGGCCCGAACGGACGGATCGTGCGCGCCGACATCGACGCCGCCGCGGGCAAGTCGCCTGCGAAGGACGCCGCGCCGGTCGAGGCCGCCGCGCCGTCGCCGAGCGCTCCGGGCGTCGCGCCCGCCGAGGTCGAACCGCTCGACATCCCGCACGAGGTCGAGAAGCTGTCCAACATGCGCAAGACGATCGCGCGCCGCCTGACCGAAGCGAAGCAGCAGATCCCGCATATCTACCTCACCGTCGATTGTCAGCTCGACGCGCTGCTCAAGCTGCGCAGCCAGATCAACGGGAGCATCGAGGAGCGCGGGCAGAAGCTGTCGGTCAACGACTTGCTGATCAAGGCGCTCGCCAAGGCGCTCATGGAAGTGCCCGAATGCAACGTGTCCTTCGCGGGCTCGAACCTCATCAAATACAAGCGCGCCGACATTTCGGTCGCGGTCAGCATCGACGGCGGGCTGATCACGCCGATCGTGACAGGCGCGGACACCAAGTCGCTCTCGGCGATTTCGGACGAGGTGAAGGACCTCGCTGCCCGCGCCAAGGAAGGCAAGCTGGCGCCGGAGGAATATCAGGGCGGTACCGCGAGCATCTCCAACATGGGGATGTTTGGGATCAAGCAGTTCGACGCGGTCATCAACCCGCCACAGGCGATGATCCTCGCGGTCGGTGCGGGCGAGAAGCGCGCGCACATCGTCGACGACGCGGTCCAGATCGCGACCGTGATGAGCGCCACCGGCAGCTTCGACCACCGCGCCATCGACGGCGCGGACGGCGCCAAGCTGATGCAGGCGTTCAAGAAGCTGGTCGAAAACCCGATGGGTTTGGTGGCTTGA
- a CDS encoding universal stress protein, whose amino-acid sequence MDQTYLVIVNESDEARVSLRFVAKRAQKTDRGVEVLAIVEPQGFVQWGGVQAAIEEEDMHRVEAAIAATVGEIVETSGIKPTITIRQGDPIKVIKEMIENRDDIAALVLGAKAGTNPGPIVKHFTGEGAGDLPCPVLLVPGGLSDERIEILA is encoded by the coding sequence ATGGACCAGACCTATCTGGTGATCGTCAACGAAAGCGACGAGGCACGCGTCAGCCTTCGCTTCGTCGCCAAGCGCGCGCAGAAGACCGACCGCGGGGTCGAGGTGCTGGCCATCGTCGAGCCGCAAGGCTTCGTCCAGTGGGGCGGGGTTCAGGCGGCGATCGAGGAAGAGGACATGCACCGCGTGGAGGCGGCCATTGCCGCAACCGTCGGCGAGATCGTGGAGACGAGCGGCATCAAGCCGACCATCACCATCCGCCAGGGCGACCCCATCAAGGTCATCAAGGAAATGATCGAGAATCGCGACGACATCGCCGCGTTGGTGCTGGGCGCGAAGGCGGGGACGAACCCCGGCCCCATCGTGAAGCATTTCACTGGCGAGGGCGCGGGCGATCTGCCCTGCCCCGTGCTGCTCGTGCCGGGAGGTTTGAGCGACGAGCGGATCGAGATCCTGGCCTAG
- a CDS encoding GAF domain-containing protein — MYDFKIEASDKAAFYDELAKALKSLVADEPDAVANMANASSLIMEQLGDLNWAGFYRNIDGELVLGPFQGRAACIRIPFGKGVCGAAAESRETQRVEDVHAFPGHIACDAASRSELVVPIVKNGELVAVLDLDSPTPARFDAEDQAGCERLCRVLEGAL; from the coding sequence ATGTACGATTTCAAGATCGAGGCCAGCGACAAGGCGGCTTTCTACGACGAACTGGCGAAGGCGTTAAAAAGCCTTGTCGCGGACGAACCCGATGCGGTCGCCAACATGGCCAACGCATCATCGCTGATCATGGAGCAGCTCGGCGATCTCAACTGGGCGGGCTTCTATCGCAATATCGACGGCGAATTGGTGCTGGGGCCATTTCAAGGTCGCGCGGCCTGCATCCGCATTCCGTTCGGCAAGGGCGTGTGCGGCGCGGCGGCCGAAAGCCGCGAAACGCAGCGGGTCGAGGACGTCCACGCGTTTCCCGGCCATATCGCCTGCGACGCGGCGAGCCGGAGCGAGCTGGTGGTGCCGATCGTCAAGAATGGCGAACTGGTCGCCGTGCTCGACCTCGACAGCCCCACCCCGGCGCGCTTCGATGCCGAGGATCAGGCCGGGTGCGAGAGATTGTGCCGCGTGCTCGAAGGAGCGCTCTAG
- the arfB gene encoding alternative ribosome rescue aminoacyl-tRNA hydrolase ArfB — MSPDNVVIPDEALEETFLAASGPGGQHANTTETGVQLRVDLMALGLHGRVLNRLRHLAGSKVTKDRRELILTAKGSRSRKDNRDAVRARLAELIAKAHVQPKKRKKTKPSWSAKQKRVDTKVKRGRKKELRGKVDLRKH; from the coding sequence ATGTCGCCTGACAATGTCGTCATTCCCGACGAGGCGCTGGAGGAAACCTTTCTCGCCGCGAGCGGACCGGGCGGCCAGCATGCCAATACGACCGAAACCGGTGTCCAGCTGCGCGTCGACCTGATGGCGCTGGGGTTGCATGGACGCGTACTGAACCGGTTGCGGCACCTGGCGGGAAGCAAGGTGACGAAGGATCGCCGCGAACTGATCCTGACGGCGAAGGGCTCGCGCAGCCGCAAGGACAATCGCGATGCGGTGCGCGCGCGGCTTGCCGAGCTGATTGCCAAGGCCCATGTCCAGCCCAAGAAGCGCAAGAAGACCAAGCCGAGCTGGAGCGCCAAGCAGAAACGCGTCGACACCAAGGTCAAGCGCGGACGCAAGAAGGAATTGCGCGGCAAGGTCGATCTGCGCAAGCACTGA
- a CDS encoding RluA family pseudouridine synthase, whose protein sequence is MNLQDRILLIDADVVAIDKPQGLPVDTPRRGGDSVEASLASLRQNYKRMPAIMHRLDQDTSGCLLLARHPPARKWVQRAFEEHLVRKRYLAVVGGAVADEEGEIDLPVAKVSSEQAGWRMVADPDGKPAVTRWRRLHVEGDRSLVEFVPETGRTHQIRVHAREGLGHGIIGDRVYGYPGGPMMLHAERLEVPRPKGKMIKLIAPLPEHFPDWTRTGTFDVA, encoded by the coding sequence ATGAACCTTCAAGACCGGATCCTCCTGATCGACGCCGACGTGGTCGCGATCGACAAACCGCAGGGCTTGCCCGTCGATACACCGCGACGCGGTGGCGATTCGGTCGAAGCGTCGCTTGCCTCGCTGCGGCAGAATTACAAGCGGATGCCCGCGATCATGCACCGGCTTGATCAGGACACGTCGGGCTGCCTGCTGCTCGCGCGCCACCCGCCCGCCCGCAAATGGGTACAGCGCGCCTTCGAGGAGCACCTCGTTCGCAAGCGCTATCTCGCGGTGGTCGGCGGCGCCGTCGCGGACGAGGAAGGCGAGATCGATCTACCGGTGGCCAAGGTGTCGAGCGAGCAGGCGGGATGGCGCATGGTCGCCGATCCCGACGGCAAGCCCGCGGTGACCCGCTGGCGTCGCCTGCATGTCGAAGGCGATCGAAGCCTCGTCGAGTTCGTGCCGGAGACGGGCCGCACGCACCAGATCCGCGTCCATGCGCGCGAGGGGCTGGGGCACGGGATCATCGGGGACCGCGTCTACGGATACCCGGGCGGGCCGATGATGCTTCACGCCGAACGGCTGGAAGTGCCGCGGCCCAAGGGCAAGATGATCAAGCTGATCGCGCCCTTGCCCGAACATTTCCCCGACTGGACGCGCACGGGGACGTTCGATGTCGCCTGA
- the ctrA gene encoding response regulator transcription factor CtrA: MRVLLIEDEATIAKSIEMMLSTEGFNTYVTDLGEEGLDLGKLYDYDIILLDLNLPDMHGYDVLKKLRTAKVQTPVLILSGIGEMDSKVRALGFGADDYVTKPFHREELVARIHAIVRRSKGHSQSVIRTGKLAVNLDAKTVEVDGNRVHLTGKEYAMLELLSLRKGTTLTKEMFLNHLYGGMDEPELKIIDVFICKLRKKLSLACGGENYIETVWGRGYVLRDQQEETSGETEAA; this comes from the coding sequence ATGCGTGTTCTGCTGATCGAAGACGAAGCGACGATTGCGAAAAGCATCGAGATGATGCTCTCGACCGAAGGCTTCAACACGTACGTCACCGATCTTGGCGAGGAAGGCCTCGATCTCGGCAAGCTCTACGATTACGATATCATCCTTCTGGACCTCAACCTGCCCGACATGCACGGTTACGACGTCCTCAAGAAACTCCGCACCGCCAAGGTGCAGACGCCGGTCCTGATCCTGTCGGGCATCGGCGAAATGGATTCGAAGGTCCGCGCACTGGGCTTCGGGGCCGACGATTACGTCACCAAGCCCTTCCACCGCGAGGAACTGGTAGCGCGCATCCACGCCATCGTCCGTCGGTCGAAGGGGCACAGCCAGTCGGTCATCCGCACCGGCAAGCTGGCCGTGAACCTCGATGCGAAGACGGTCGAAGTCGACGGCAACCGCGTCCACCTCACGGGCAAGGAATATGCGATGCTCGAGCTGCTCAGCTTGCGAAAGGGCACGACGCTGACCAAGGAAATGTTCCTGAACCACCTCTATGGCGGAATGGACGAACCCGAACTGAAGATCATCGACGTCTTCATCTGCAAGCTCAGGAAGAAACTGTCGCTGGCCTGCGGCGGAGAGAATTACATCGAGACGGTCTGGGGCCGCGGCTACGTGCTGCGCGACCAGCAAGAAGAAACCAGCGGCGAGACCGAAGCCGCCTGA
- a CDS encoding HD-GYP domain-containing protein produces the protein MRSTYIAMKVAARMGLTEAERGTIYYTTLLKDLGCSSNAARIAELYATDDREFKQAWKTVPQGLPATLKFVFARTGDGAGLLTKLAKIANILKNGDAVAQEMIEARCTRGANVARQLSFDEEVAQGIFHLDERFDGSGRPERLEGEQIPIGSRIALLAQIADVFHRHGGREAATGEVARRAGSWLDPKLAQHFLRAADDPGFWTGLESALVDATVAAIAPRDDEFTVDDDSLDAIAAAFGAVVDAKSPYTGGHSGRVAQIAGAMGRTMGLNPSRLRWLHRAALLHDIGKLGVSSRVLEKPGKLGEGEWVEMRGHAAHTREILSRVGCFQDMAGVAAAHHERIDGAGYPLGLRDEQIGSETRIITVCDFYDALTADRPYRAALPQKVALEIIEREIGKAVDGNAYDALRATVA, from the coding sequence GTGCGGTCCACCTATATCGCCATGAAGGTCGCGGCGCGGATGGGCCTGACCGAAGCCGAACGGGGCACCATCTACTATACGACCCTGCTCAAGGATCTTGGCTGCTCGAGCAACGCTGCACGGATCGCGGAGCTTTATGCGACCGATGATCGCGAATTCAAGCAGGCGTGGAAAACCGTCCCGCAGGGCCTTCCGGCGACGCTGAAATTCGTGTTCGCGCGGACCGGTGATGGAGCCGGTCTGCTCACGAAGCTGGCGAAGATCGCGAACATCCTCAAGAATGGCGATGCCGTCGCGCAGGAGATGATCGAGGCGCGTTGCACTCGCGGCGCGAACGTTGCGCGGCAACTGTCCTTCGACGAGGAGGTCGCGCAGGGCATTTTCCATCTCGATGAACGGTTCGACGGGTCGGGACGACCCGAACGTCTGGAAGGCGAACAGATCCCGATCGGCTCCCGGATCGCCCTGCTGGCGCAGATTGCGGATGTCTTTCACCGTCACGGGGGGCGCGAGGCCGCGACCGGCGAGGTGGCCCGCCGCGCCGGAAGCTGGCTCGATCCCAAACTGGCGCAGCATTTTCTGCGTGCGGCCGACGACCCGGGGTTCTGGACCGGGCTCGAAAGTGCGTTGGTGGACGCGACGGTCGCCGCCATAGCGCCCCGCGACGACGAGTTCACGGTCGACGACGATTCGCTCGATGCGATCGCCGCTGCGTTCGGTGCCGTCGTCGATGCGAAAAGTCCCTACACGGGCGGGCATTCGGGACGGGTCGCTCAGATCGCCGGCGCGATGGGGCGTACGATGGGATTGAACCCCTCGCGGCTACGCTGGCTTCACCGCGCCGCCCTACTCCATGATATCGGCAAGCTGGGCGTATCGAGCCGCGTGCTCGAGAAACCCGGCAAGCTGGGGGAGGGGGAATGGGTCGAGATGCGGGGGCATGCTGCGCACACGCGGGAGATCCTGTCGCGGGTCGGTTGCTTTCAGGACATGGCGGGTGTCGCGGCCGCGCACCACGAGCGGATCGACGGCGCGGGTTACCCGCTGGGGCTGCGCGATGAACAGATCGGCTCCGAGACGCGGATCATCACGGTCTGCGATTTCTACGATGCGCTTACCGCGGATCGGCCCTATCGCGCCGCGCTTCCGCAGAAGGTGGCGCTGGAGATCATCGAGCGCGAAATCGGCAAGGCGGTCGACGGCAATGCCTACGACGCGCTGCGGGCGACGGTTGCCTAG
- a CDS encoding arginyltransferase, whose amino-acid sequence MSAPFRFPKFFVTNPAPCPYLPGKVERKVFTELTGRNAGELNEALGKIGFRRSQSVAYRPSCTDCDACVSVRIRASDFKPGRTQRRLTRQHDDLMVSAVRPWATEEQYDLLSRYLTARHPGGGMAEMDESDYADMVEQSPVNTHVIEYREPAEDGRPGKLVGACLSDQQSDGISMIYSFFDTSPQARQGLGTYIILDHVLRAQAAGLPYVYLGYWVEGSDRMAYKARFRPMERLGRDGWRPMEEADVPAENRQPPPVRRRLTV is encoded by the coding sequence GTGAGCGCCCCATTCCGCTTCCCGAAATTTTTCGTCACCAATCCCGCTCCCTGCCCCTATCTTCCGGGCAAGGTGGAGCGGAAGGTGTTCACCGAATTGACCGGCCGCAATGCGGGCGAGCTCAACGAGGCGCTGGGCAAGATCGGTTTTCGCCGGTCGCAGTCGGTCGCCTATCGTCCGAGCTGCACCGATTGCGATGCCTGCGTTTCGGTGCGCATCCGCGCGAGCGATTTCAAACCGGGTCGGACGCAGCGACGGCTGACGCGGCAGCACGACGATCTGATGGTCAGTGCGGTTCGGCCGTGGGCGACGGAGGAGCAGTACGACCTGCTCTCGCGCTACCTTACCGCGCGGCATCCGGGCGGCGGCATGGCCGAAATGGACGAGAGCGATTATGCCGATATGGTCGAGCAGTCGCCGGTCAATACCCATGTGATCGAATACCGCGAGCCGGCCGAAGACGGTCGCCCCGGCAAGCTGGTCGGCGCCTGCCTCTCGGACCAGCAGTCCGACGGGATCAGCATGATCTACAGTTTCTTCGATACCTCGCCGCAGGCGCGGCAGGGTCTGGGCACCTACATCATCCTCGATCATGTCCTGCGTGCCCAGGCGGCGGGCCTGCCTTACGTCTATCTCGGCTATTGGGTCGAAGGATCGGACCGCATGGCGTACAAGGCGCGTTTCAGGCCGATGGAACGGCTGGGACGCGACGGCTGGCGCCCGATGGAGGAAGCCGACGTTCCGGCCGAAAATCGCCAACCTCCGCCGGTGCGGCGCCGCTTGACGGTCTGA